One segment of Nostoc piscinale CENA21 DNA contains the following:
- a CDS encoding STAS domain-containing protein, producing the protein MQAVLECPKIAVIRPQGKLNAANALEFERDLTTALTANDVAILLVDLAAVESLDSAGLMALVSALKLAQNLERGLRLCSVSPALKIIFELTQLDEVFEFGDNAESVSVSP; encoded by the coding sequence ATGCAAGCAGTGCTGGAATGCCCAAAAATTGCAGTGATTCGTCCACAGGGCAAACTCAATGCCGCCAACGCATTGGAATTTGAACGAGATTTAACCACAGCATTAACAGCTAATGATGTCGCAATCTTACTTGTGGATTTGGCAGCAGTAGAGTCACTAGATAGTGCAGGATTAATGGCTTTGGTGTCTGCGTTGAAACTGGCGCAAAACTTGGAACGGGGCTTAAGGTTATGTTCTGTGTCTCCAGCCCTGAAAATTATCTTTGAATTAACTCAACTTGATGAAGTGTTTGAGTTTGGAGATAATGCTGAGTCGGTATCAGTTAGCCCTTAA
- a CDS encoding pyridoxal phosphate-dependent aminotransferase produces the protein MHFAKRLEKIPPYLFAEINRKRDKLVAEGVDIINMAIGDPDKPTPAHILQVMHAAIDNSATHNYPPYEGTQEFRQAAAKWMERRFGVTGLNPDTEVVASIGSKEAIHNTFLAFVEAGDYTLIPDPGYPVYRTSTIFADGEPFTMPLKAENKFLPDLNAIPEEIAQKAKLLWINYPNNPTGGVATLEFFAELVDFCKQYKILLCHDNAYSEMAYDGYKPPSVLQVPGAKDIAIEFHSLSKSYNMTGWRVGFVVGNALGIQGLRQVKTNVDSGVFKAIQTAAIAAYNTSETELQTLMSVYQNRRDTIVKGLQSLGWPIQPPKATLYVWVPVPAGYTSAEFVNLLLDKCGIMVAPGSGYGASGEGFFRIALTIPEERMQEAIERMKDAGICY, from the coding sequence ATGCACTTCGCTAAACGCCTAGAAAAAATTCCTCCCTACCTCTTTGCTGAAATTAACCGTAAACGAGACAAACTCGTTGCCGAGGGAGTAGACATCATTAATATGGCAATAGGCGACCCTGATAAACCGACTCCAGCACATATTCTCCAGGTAATGCACGCAGCAATTGATAATAGTGCCACCCATAACTATCCGCCCTACGAAGGAACACAAGAATTTCGGCAAGCGGCTGCTAAATGGATGGAACGTCGGTTTGGGGTAACTGGGTTAAACCCAGATACAGAAGTTGTAGCCTCTATTGGTTCTAAAGAAGCAATCCATAATACTTTTTTAGCTTTTGTGGAGGCGGGGGACTATACGCTCATCCCCGATCCTGGGTATCCGGTGTATCGCACTTCCACAATTTTTGCTGATGGTGAACCGTTCACTATGCCACTGAAGGCAGAAAATAAGTTTTTACCAGATTTAAACGCAATTCCCGAAGAAATCGCCCAAAAAGCCAAGCTGTTGTGGATTAATTACCCCAATAACCCGACTGGGGGAGTTGCAACACTGGAGTTTTTTGCAGAATTGGTAGATTTTTGTAAGCAGTACAAAATCTTGCTGTGTCATGACAATGCTTACTCAGAAATGGCTTATGACGGCTATAAACCGCCGAGTGTGTTGCAAGTACCAGGGGCAAAAGATATTGCCATTGAGTTTCACAGTTTGTCGAAGTCTTACAATATGACAGGCTGGCGAGTTGGTTTTGTCGTGGGGAATGCGCTGGGTATTCAAGGTTTAAGGCAAGTCAAAACCAACGTTGATTCAGGAGTATTTAAGGCAATTCAAACAGCTGCGATCGCAGCTTACAATACTTCAGAAACCGAACTGCAAACTTTGATGTCTGTTTATCAAAATCGCCGCGACACCATTGTTAAAGGATTGCAATCTTTAGGTTGGCCGATTCAGCCGCCAAAAGCCACCCTTTACGTATGGGTTCCTGTTCCGGCTGGCTATACTTCTGCGGAATTTGTAAATTTGTTGCTTGACAAATGCGGCATTATGGTAGCTCCTGGTAGCGGTTATGGTGCATCTGGTGAAGGCTTCTTCCGTATTGCTTTGACCATCCCTGAAGAAAGAATGCAAGAAGCTATTGAGCGAATGAAAGATGCTGGTATTTGCTACTAA
- the clpS gene encoding ATP-dependent Clp protease adapter ClpS: MSVETIEKSSTSRKLAPRYRVLLHNDDYNSMEYVVQVLLTTVPSLTQPQAVSIMMEAHTNGLALVITCALEHAEFYCETLKTHGLSSSIEPDE; the protein is encoded by the coding sequence GTGTCAGTCGAAACCATTGAGAAGAGTTCCACATCCCGCAAGCTCGCCCCTCGGTATCGCGTTCTGCTCCATAACGACGACTACAACTCGATGGAGTACGTGGTGCAGGTATTATTAACAACAGTACCAAGTCTCACTCAGCCCCAAGCTGTGAGCATCATGATGGAAGCACATACAAACGGGTTAGCTTTAGTCATTACCTGCGCTTTAGAACATGCTGAATTTTACTGTGAAACATTGAAGACTCACGGTTTATCCAGCAGTATTGAACCTGATGAGTAG
- a CDS encoding CPBP family intramembrane glutamic endopeptidase yields the protein MKNNLARLAQRPAPIRLGCFILMLLALWLPFAAPIYLLVQDANLVSILTMVLLYIEFIVLLKLWGKYVYQQPQILQHYGLDTTSHNRIDLLRGLAIGFTNIWLLFGIESLLGWLVWQQPKIFLLKIVIEGVIVGLAVGFAEELLFRGWLLDELERDYNQRVALWTDALIFATLHFIKPLEAIIQTLPQFPALIVLGLTQVWAKRWRRGRLGLPIGLHGGLVGGFYIINVGGLIKYTGVVPDWVTGVYHNPLMGVMGLFLMSILAVWMSRRGKRSHLW from the coding sequence ATGAAAAACAACCTTGCCCGTTTAGCTCAACGCCCTGCCCCCATTCGGCTGGGTTGTTTTATTTTAATGTTATTGGCGTTATGGTTGCCTTTTGCTGCCCCAATTTACTTACTAGTTCAGGATGCTAATTTAGTAAGTATTTTGACAATGGTTTTACTATATATAGAATTTATTGTTCTGTTGAAGCTATGGGGTAAATATGTCTACCAGCAACCTCAGATATTGCAGCATTATGGCTTAGATACTACATCACACAACAGGATAGATTTACTGCGTGGCTTGGCTATAGGTTTCACTAATATTTGGCTACTTTTTGGCATAGAAAGTCTTTTAGGTTGGTTGGTATGGCAACAGCCCAAAATTTTCTTATTAAAAATAGTTATCGAAGGTGTAATTGTCGGCTTGGCTGTTGGGTTTGCTGAAGAGTTATTATTTCGCGGCTGGTTGCTTGATGAATTAGAACGCGACTACAACCAGCGTGTAGCACTATGGACGGATGCTCTTATCTTTGCTACGTTGCACTTTATTAAACCATTAGAGGCAATTATCCAAACTCTGCCGCAGTTTCCGGCTTTAATAGTTTTGGGTTTAACGCAGGTATGGGCGAAGCGTTGGCGTAGAGGGCGTTTAGGTTTACCAATTGGTTTGCATGGTGGTTTGGTTGGAGGTTTCTACATTATTAATGTTGGTGGATTAATTAAATATACGGGTGTAGTGCCTGATTGGGTTACGGGAGTATATCACAATCCTTTAATGGGTGTGATGGGATTATTTTTGATGAG